In Engraulis encrasicolus isolate BLACKSEA-1 chromosome 2, IST_EnEncr_1.0, whole genome shotgun sequence, the sequence tacaacgcaaccATTTGGATCTATATTTTGGAGTGGtgtagtgaaaggaacgctgagaaGCAGAGCTCAAAATCAAATAgcgtttttgtccaaaatgctcgtatcgcttggggttatcagcgtcccctgttGCTGTGAATTGCCATGTggtgtatcttgacggcctataaaagtacagtgtaatcctggacacatatcgcgtctgtgctgaatgtggtttccaccttgcactaaacaatcttgcttgcagacatattggtgtacttactggtagggaggaggaagtgttttCCACAGTAGTAGCGCGATCAGCCTGTGCAGTGGGTAGGTTGAACTAAACGTGACTGCCGCCAGTTCTataggtgaacttgactcaaacttgataaatggcagtgccccaccgttgtttacctacgccccacCAAGAGATGTGCGCTGGAGCCGACTCTGGATGAGGTCACCTACTTTCTTGCAGGATACTTGGAAGGTTTCCTGACAGCGGAGTAAGCATATGACGTCTTCACAATTGTGCCCTTTGTCAGTCTTGAAATCTGCATTGTGAGCAAAACCGCAGGTTAACCAGAGAGGCTGGATTAgcctactcttagaatctctgagtTAACTACTTCCCTTCTTTTCTCCAGTCAGATTTATGATAACTACCACAACATGTACCCCCAGCTGATCGGGGACTCGAAAACACTGAAGTTGGTGAAGGATTTCATGAAGTGAGTCTGCCATCCTTATGTActtgtaagaaaaaaaatcttcttgACAAAAGAAAAGTTTCTTTTTGACTACAGTGGCCGACTAAACTTTATGTTCCAGTAAGCAAGACAACTGGACCAGGCAGCAGGTGAAACTGAACAAGGAAAGTCCATTTTGGCGCCATGTGGGGTTCTTGGTGGCTCAGGTGGATGGTCTTCAAGCTGGGGTGGCCCACTGGGCTAAAACTCAGGGGAGAACTGTGAGTGACAGGAGGACCTTGTAGGCAAGGCAACCCTATCCTTGCTGTTTGTTGTAACATTGTTGTAACATTACTATGTACCATTGTGCATAGTATGAGTATTTCAAATGGTAAGATCATCACAAAATTGTGGAATTAAGTACAAATGACATGTATATCAtagttctccatggtccgccattttgaatttccagaaatgggcatttttagctgaacGTAGGCTACATttactttagtcatactagtaacTATTAGCATTAATTAGTATTGGAGTCATTACTAATGAGAACTCATTACTATTcacattcatgaaaaggtcaaatttggcagtagacggcacagtttcactgaacagcatagttgcaacaaTCCATTCATCCTCTGCCTCCCTTCCTCCACAGCCGTTGTCCCTGTTTGCTGTGCAGTTCCTGAATGGAGTGGGAGACCTGCTGGATCTCATCCCAGCCCTGATACCTGGAGCTCGGCCCTCCCTGGAGCACTACCGCGAGCCCCCCATGGGCCACTGCTCCGCCCTCATCAAGGTCTTCACTAGGAGGGAACAGTATGCCATGTGGTTGCATCCGGGGGCTAtattacattaacttttttcatcactagccaaatttggcttgtagatgttaatcacactagtcaaacacacacttgccataAACAAAAATTGCTAGTAGCCCcagctttcttttctaccagccaaattgaattttCAACAGCATTATCCCAGTTGGCTCAAGTTAATTTAGACCCCTGGTTGCATCTATGTCTAGATAGTAGGGAACGTGGGATGTTAATAGATTGAAGCTAATCACATTGGTGGTCAGTATTGTCAGCTGCTGCCAGCAGTgctgacattttttttcaaagcaTGAGTCCACACACATCGAACACTTTCCTATTAATGAAGTGTCACGTTAGATGGGCACCTTAGATAAATGACTTGAGAAATAtacagtcatccctggcctagtctttctgaagtggaccagtttactttcCATTATCTACCATCCTGGACTGGAAGCACCAAGAAGGCTAGAGctcaagtgacttcccttttacatGTTGAGAAATATACACTTTGTAAGTTTAGTGACTAAAATTATGGATTTTCATTATTGTTTCATAACCCACTGTCCTTCCTTGCTTCACCTTGCCTCGCTCAGATGCTGCCAGGCTTTGAGGATCTCCTGTTTGCCCACTCCAGCTGGTACACCTATGCTGCCACCATGCGCATCTACAAGCACTGGGACTTCAACATCCATGAGTCTTCAGCAGCCACGGGCAAGATGTCCTTCAGCAGCTACCCTGGTTGGTGAAGGGACAGACagtacttttttttttagcatgttttttttttacatttaagttcattcttatgtatgcagatgtgtgCACGCATTGTCACTGTCCTGTAATGTATTTGGTAGGCTGCTTCACGCCTTCTTTATTTTCCAAATCAATAGAGTAACTCAACTCTACTTGGCTACTCTAGTAGTCATGGTGATCTGTCTGTCGACAGCCTCTTTTGCCAATTCTAGGTCAAATAGTCAAACATTATCACAGAcgcctctttttctgtctgtgtctacaAACGGCACATGAATTGCCCGTACATTCACATATTGCCCTGTATTGAACCACTAACTTAACAAGTACAcctgcctctttctcttcctctgtctgtctgtctcacttccACCCTTGAGGTTTCCTGGTCTCCCTGGACGACTTCTACCTCCTGGGCAGTGGCCTGATGATGACTCAGACCACCAACTCCGTCTTCAactcctctctgttctccctgATAAAGCCAGATAGCTTGTTCGCCTGGCAGAGGGTGCGGCTGGCCCACAACTTGGCGCGCACGGGGGAGGAGTGGGCAGAGACCTTCTCTAAGTTTAACTCGGGTGAGGGATGGAAGTACTCTCTCtgattaaacgtgtgtgtgtgtgtgactttattTACGTCTTCTGTAGTAGGCCGCAGCATGATTCTTGCCAGAATATTGGCATTGATTAACTGTAGCCCGGCCTCAActgtcacatacacaaacacaggcttttTCACCCTCTGTctggtttcctctctctctctctctctctctctctctctctctctctctctctctctctctctctctctctctctctctctctctgtgtctctctctctatgtctctctctgtgtctctctctgtctctctctctctctgtgtgtctctctctctgtctctctctctgtctctgcctctgtctctaatAGGAACGTACAATAACCAGTACATGGTGGTGGACATGAGCAGGGTGAGTCTGGGGAAGGAGCTAAAGGACGGGGCCCTGACGGTGGTGGAGCAGATCCCTGGCCTGGTGGAGTACTCCGACCAGACCCCCGCCCTGCGCAGAGGTCAGgggctgcaccacacacacacacacacacacacacacaccagacctcgGCCCTACGCAGAGTTGAGgggctgcaccacacacacacactactgtataccCTAACCCACGCTATCCTTATACAGAGGTGAGGGGatacaccgcacgcacgcacgcacacgcacacacaaacactaggccTCAGACTTACGCAGTGGTGAGGGGCTGAACCACacagttaaaacacacacacacacacaccgcacactgtACCCTAACCAACCCTATCCTTATGCAGTGGTGAGGGGCTGAACCACACCGCAaaatctcagacacacacaatccaccACTTCAGATCAAGTGGCCGATTGAGAAATGCTGCTGTTCTTGCACAATGAACCTCAAACCACAGGACTGCTCAGTGTGTGGGCATTGCTTGCATTCAAAGACTTGATTGGGAGAAATCACATGATATCTCATTACATCCTTAAGGTGATGTAAAAATAATCTTTTAAATAAAAAGTTCATACTGTACCattcatattttttgtttttaaatcagCGGTACTGTGCATATCTATGGCTAAACCTGTATACAGGCTGTCACCATGTCATTTTGTGTTACTGAATGGTCCTGATTTATTTCTTTTTGCAGGTCACTGGCCCTCCTATAACGTTCCCTTCCATGCCGAGATCTACAAGCGCAGCGGCTACCCGGAGATGAGGGAGAAACACGGGGATGACTTCTCCTATGACCTCTGCCCTCGTGCCAAGATCTTCCGCCGTGACCATGGCAACGTGAACGACCTGGACTCGCTGAAGTACATCATGAGATACAATGGTACCCAACACATTGTCCTTCCCCCCCCAGAAGATCAATGAAGTGTCtgtagttacctccgccaaggatgttaTGTGGTCGGtcgcgtttgtctgtctgtctggctgtttgtttgtttgtcttcgtCATTGCTAGCCCAGAAATCtaaacgcccctagtgaccgcaaattgaattgcgggacagtgCGAATTTTGACATTTCTAACTACGGTACACAAAAAGGAGGCAGAAAGACTTTGTGACGGGGCAACCATGCGCCGTCACTGCAGCCAGGTGCTGCTAAATGGTAAAGACCCCATGGACATTCAGAGTTGCTCTAAGGAGAATTGTTTGCTTGCATGCCATTTACTTAATATATTTTGTGTCTTCGGTTGAGCATTATACTTTGTACATTTCATTCATCAAACGTTTCAGTTATTACTCTCCTGTAGTTGAGTGTGCACATTTAAAATCCAAAGCTGCAGTGAGTTTGTAAAATGCTATAGCTTCATCATCCATTGTTTCAACCCTTACAGTTTAAAAGCATTCAATCATTCTGTTTGGTTTCAATTGAAATAATCACACAGGTCATTCTTTATTTGTAATGTTGAGTTTATTTAGATTTAAGTAAAACGGTTTAAAAAGATTTCTTGAAGAGCAAACTTTTTAACTTACCAAGCACATGGTGAATTCCTCATTGTCTAAAAGAGTCTTAAGCGCTCTGAGTTCGTTTAAGTGTCCTGTCAACCTCCGGTTTCCAGGAAGTGGGCCGGATTAATATTTTAACATATGTAGTTAGGCTGAAGGTTTTGTGTTTGCTTAGTCAAACCACAGCAGATGTATTTTCTACTGACTTTATATTTATATCATGTTTAAATGATTATGTTTAGAAGCTGTTTAAAGCATTTatggagcctggctctttggtgtagcggtcagagccctggtttactaccccagaaggtctgggtttgagtcccagctgggcaactctactccccttcgctacaaatggtgtcagaagtgggatggctaccgtgaggccatcggaagcgtacccatggtgtgtgagccgtaattccatgtgagggacccccaggattggtgaccctggtgtgaggtaccccagtgatgggtgaagcattgatgacggggcacactggatgggagaagcatgatgggcagttgcgtgaggtacaccatgagtgtgtgaagcgcacgggtgcgcttcccgaaggggaaggcagtgtgatggagtgaccatcactagggttgtgggtgtgttctgactaacatgccaacgagcctggctctttggtgtagcggtcagagccccggtttactactccagaaggtctgggttcgagtcccagctgggcaactctactccccttcgctacagacttaaaataaaaatagggtgtggcatagtcaaatgttttatcaaacatttgccttggcggaggtctgccttCTCTGAGTGCATGTCTAGTTTGTTAATATAATTGCTGGCTTGTTCATGTTGTCTACTTGCCTCCTAGATTGCTTCAGTTTCCCTTTTTTATGTACTGAGGCTTCCCCATTTTTCAACCTGTCCTG encodes:
- the plbd1a gene encoding phospholipase B-like 1, coding for MRLNEKLLIALAFASLAVACVQSKQVRLATAYWDATYKSVVLKDGVLEKEGDAYGFFNDSLSTTGWGVLELRAGYGITTETDEVTYFLAGYLEGFLTADQIYDNYHNMYPQLIGDSKTLKLVKDFMNKQDNWTRQQVKLNKESPFWRHVGFLVAQVDGLQAGVAHWAKTQGRTPLSLFAVQFLNGVGDLLDLIPALIPGARPSLEHYREPPMGHCSALIKMLPGFEDLLFAHSSWYTYAATMRIYKHWDFNIHESSAATGKMSFSSYPGFLVSLDDFYLLGSGLMMTQTTNSVFNSSLFSLIKPDSLFAWQRVRLAHNLARTGEEWAETFSKFNSGTYNNQYMVVDMSRVSLGKELKDGALTVVEQIPGLVEYSDQTPALRRGHWPSYNVPFHAEIYKRSGYPEMREKHGDDFSYDLCPRAKIFRRDHGNVNDLDSLKYIMRYNDYKNDPYSQGNPCKTICCRNDLKEEKPSPGGCYDTKVTDFGRARKFIAEALNGPTTQGGLPPFSWERFNSTAHQGLPHVYNFTFVTMQPVLFTP